Below is a window of Leuconostoc gasicomitatum LMG 18811 DNA.
CGATATTTATCAAGAGGACGAAGAACGTTTAATCGGCGAACCAAATGAAGTTTTGCGTAATATGATGGAAATTAGAGGTGTCGGTATTATTGATGTGCAGCAAGTGTATGGCGCTGTTTCTGTGCGATCGCATGCAACAATTGCGCTTAATATTCATTTATCAAATGGCAAAATTGGCGAAGCTAATTTTGATCGTTTAGGCAATGATAATGATACACTTGAAATTTTAGGTGTAAAGATTAAGCGTATGGTAGTTCCTGTGACGCCAGGGCGTAACACAGCAAGTGTTATCGATGCAGCAGCGGTAAAGTTCCGTACTGCTAACATGGGAATTGATGCATTGAAAACACTTGAAGAACGTATGTCAGTTGAAATGGTGAAAAACGAAAAAATAGATCTGGAGAATAAACATGACTAAGATAGCAGTACTTGGTGCCGGGTCCTGGGGAACAGCATTAGCAAATACAGCCGCTGAAAATGGGCATGATGTGCGCCTGTGGACACATAATCTTAATCAAGTTGAAGAAATAAACCAGCAACATACGAATAGTAAGTATCTACCTCATGCAACTTTAGTTGACGCGCTAGTAGCAACAAATGATATGTTTTTGGCAATTGAAAATGTTGAAATTGTATTGAGCGTGGTGCCTACAAAGGCTGTGCGCGAGGTAGCTAAAAAATTAGCAACTGCCCTAGAAGAACAGGCACATACGGTGATTTTAGCACATGCTACCAAGGGTCTAGAACAAGGATCATATAAGCGCATATCTGAAATGATTGCAGAAGAAGTACCAGAAGCCTATCGTTCAGCGCTGGTTGTTATCTCCGGGCCGTCGCACGCAGAAGATGTGATCAAACATGATTTAACAGCTGTTTCAATTGGCAGTTCAGACGAATCAGCAGCTAAATTATTGCAAAAAGCTTTGTCAAACGAGACTTTCCGTGCTTATACGAATCATGATTTACTTGGTTCAGAGTTGTTTGCGGCTCTAAAAAATATTGTGGCAATTGCTTCTGGCGCTTTAATTGGTTTAGGATATGGTGTCAATGCACAAGCAGCCTTATTAACAAGAAGCTTAGTGGAAATGCGTGACTTGGGAGCAGCTATGGGCGCTAAACCAGAAACTCTGTATGAACTTGCAGGTATTGGTGATTTAATTGTAACAGGTATGTCACCAAATTCACGTAATTATCGTGCGGGTCTAGGCTTAGGTAAAGGGAAAAATGTGCAACAAGTGACAGAAGAAATGGGCATGGTAATTGAAGGTGTAAATACAACAAAAGCTGTGTATGACTTTTCAAAAATGTATCATGTTGACATGCCAATTACGTCTGCAGTTTATCAAGTCTTATATGAAAACAAACCTCTGCGTACTGCGGTCGCAGATTTGATGGCAAGGCCGTTGAAATCTGAAGATTAATTTGTATGCATGAACTAATGAATAAGAAAGAGAGTAATTAAAATGAAACCAGTACGTAAAGCAATTATACCAGCAGCAGGATTAGGAACACGGTTTTTGCCGGCTACAAAAGCATTAGCTAAAGAAATGTTACCAATTGTTGATACACCAACAATAGAATATATTGTGCGCGAGGCAATTGCTTCAGGAATTGAAGACATTGTGATTGTTGACGGTAAATCAAAACGTTCAATTGAAGATCATTTTGATTCAAATCCCGAACTAGAAAATAATTTACGTGACAAAGGGAAAGATGAACTACTAAAAATTGTACAAGAAACAACTGACATTAATATGTACTTTATTCGTCAGTCTCATCCTAAGGGACTCGGAGATGCTGTGTTGACAGCAAAAGCTTTTATTGGGGATGAACCCTTTGTTGTCCTACTTGGTGATGATTTAATGGAAGATGATGTACCATTAACGAAACAGTTAATCCAACGTTATGAAGAGACGGGAGAATCAACTTTAGCGGTGATGAAAGTACCGCATGATCAAGTCTCTGAGTATGGCGTGATCGATCCTGCAGCAGAAGCCTCTGATGGCCTATATCGTGTTAAATCCTTTGTTGAAAAACCAAAGCCAGAAGATGCACCATCAGACTTGGCTATTATTGGTCGATATCTATTGACACCAGAAATTTTTGAAGAATTAGAAAACACACAACCGGGTAAGGGAAACGAAATTCAATTAACGGATGCTATCGATTCATTAAATAATCGTCAACATGTCTATGCGCATGAATTTAAGGGTAGTCGTTATGATATTGGATCAAAAATTGGTTTTTTGGAAACAAACATTGAATTTGGTCTGAAACACCCACAAACAAAAGATCAGTTACGTGCATATATTAAAGAACTAGCAGCCAAGCTGTGAAATTTGTCGGACATGTCGTTTAAAAACTTGTTTTATGATGATAAAAGCTAATAGCTTTTTCTCGACAAAATAGTAAAATACGTGTAGAATTAGATGTACAAAAAGTAAGTGAAATGAGGTCTACTGAATGGCAAAAGATAAACAGTACGATGTTGTGATTATCGGTGCAGGACCTGCCGGAATGACAGCTGCTACCTATGCTTCGCGCGCGAATCTATCTGTGTTGATGTTAGATCGTGGTATTTATGGTGGTCAAATGAATAATACTGCTGAGGTTGAAAATTATCCTGGTTTTGATTCGATTTTAGGACCGGACTTGTCAGAAAAAATGTATGCATCTTCAACACGTTTTGGCGCTGAATATGGCTTTGGCACAGTAGAAAATATTGAAATAGACGGACATAACAAAATTATTAATACTGACATGGGTCGTTATATTGCAAAAGCTATTATTATTGCTACTGGGTCGGAACATGTTCATTTAGGCGCTGATGGTGAAGAAGCTTATCAGGGGCGTGGTGTCAGTTACTGTGCTGTATGTGATGGTGCTTTTTTCCGAGATGAGGATGTTGTCATTGTTGGTGGCGGAGATTCTGCTATTGAGGAAGGTCTATATCTAACAAACATAGCAAAATCAGTCACGGTCTTGCATCGTCGAGATAGTTTGCGTGCTCAAAAGATTATTCAAGACCGCGCTTTTGCAAATGATAAAATGTCATTTCGTTGGCATACAGAAGTGATAGAAATTACCGGTGATAGCGACAAAGTTACTGGTGTTCGTGTGATTGATAACCAGACGCATGAAGTATCTCAAATCAACACGAGTGGTGTTTTTGTGTATGTTGGTTTGAAACCTAATACGCAAGGTTTTGAAAACCTAGATATCACCAATGATGATGGTTGGGTCATTACTGACGAGCAGATGCGGACAGGCATTCCTGGCGTATTTGCAGTGGGGGATGTTCGTGCCAAAGAGTTACGTCAAATTACAACAGCTGTCGGTGACGGTAGTATTGCAGGTCAAGGTGTTTACGACTATATTAGTGCACTACCAGCCGCAGTAAATGAACAAGTCATCTAATATTCTTTAAAAGACAAATTTGAAAAA
It encodes the following:
- a CDS encoding NAD(P)H-dependent glycerol-3-phosphate dehydrogenase, whose translation is MTKIAVLGAGSWGTALANTAAENGHDVRLWTHNLNQVEEINQQHTNSKYLPHATLVDALVATNDMFLAIENVEIVLSVVPTKAVREVAKKLATALEEQAHTVILAHATKGLEQGSYKRISEMIAEEVPEAYRSALVVISGPSHAEDVIKHDLTAVSIGSSDESAAKLLQKALSNETFRAYTNHDLLGSELFAALKNIVAIASGALIGLGYGVNAQAALLTRSLVEMRDLGAAMGAKPETLYELAGIGDLIVTGMSPNSRNYRAGLGLGKGKNVQQVTEEMGMVIEGVNTTKAVYDFSKMYHVDMPITSAVYQVLYENKPLRTAVADLMARPLKSED
- the galU gene encoding UTP--glucose-1-phosphate uridylyltransferase GalU: MKPVRKAIIPAAGLGTRFLPATKALAKEMLPIVDTPTIEYIVREAIASGIEDIVIVDGKSKRSIEDHFDSNPELENNLRDKGKDELLKIVQETTDINMYFIRQSHPKGLGDAVLTAKAFIGDEPFVVLLGDDLMEDDVPLTKQLIQRYEETGESTLAVMKVPHDQVSEYGVIDPAAEASDGLYRVKSFVEKPKPEDAPSDLAIIGRYLLTPEIFEELENTQPGKGNEIQLTDAIDSLNNRQHVYAHEFKGSRYDIGSKIGFLETNIEFGLKHPQTKDQLRAYIKELAAKL
- the trxB gene encoding thioredoxin-disulfide reductase → MAKDKQYDVVIIGAGPAGMTAATYASRANLSVLMLDRGIYGGQMNNTAEVENYPGFDSILGPDLSEKMYASSTRFGAEYGFGTVENIEIDGHNKIINTDMGRYIAKAIIIATGSEHVHLGADGEEAYQGRGVSYCAVCDGAFFRDEDVVIVGGGDSAIEEGLYLTNIAKSVTVLHRRDSLRAQKIIQDRAFANDKMSFRWHTEVIEITGDSDKVTGVRVIDNQTHEVSQINTSGVFVYVGLKPNTQGFENLDITNDDGWVITDEQMRTGIPGVFAVGDVRAKELRQITTAVGDGSIAGQGVYDYISALPAAVNEQVI